One region of Nitrospira sp. genomic DNA includes:
- a CDS encoding nucleoside hydrolase yields the protein MQRRSPTKVILDTDPGVDDALALLLAFASPELQVVGVTTVCGNVPVGQATKNLFRLLNVVQPPQGLLVGQGAARPLEEDLVTAVQVHGSDGLGELDSVLAEEGTLRYPQVRLPSVLSTAQDVWNECVRRYPDEVSLITLGPLTNVAVALKVNPLTVQKFHSVIVMGGAIGVPGNVAPAAEFNMYVDPHAAHRVFQASLPLTLVPLDVTTRVGVTRESLMSWAAESRAPLARMTTDMTRKAFEFAEKVEGHGLFYFHDPLAVLAAVDSSLLKVEPLHVSVEMAGRVSRGITIADRRQRTPEEKARPNMRVAVDVDVDRTLSLLRNRLCP from the coding sequence ATGCAGAGACGCTCCCCCACGAAAGTGATCCTCGATACCGATCCAGGAGTCGATGACGCTCTGGCGCTGCTGCTGGCGTTCGCCTCGCCCGAATTGCAGGTCGTCGGGGTGACCACCGTGTGCGGGAACGTGCCGGTGGGACAGGCGACGAAGAATTTGTTCCGTCTGCTGAACGTTGTACAGCCACCCCAGGGGCTGTTGGTCGGACAGGGCGCGGCGCGGCCGTTGGAGGAGGATCTTGTGACAGCGGTCCAGGTCCACGGGAGCGACGGGCTTGGCGAACTCGACTCTGTCCTGGCCGAGGAGGGGACGCTACGATATCCTCAGGTCCGGTTGCCTTCCGTGCTCTCAACCGCCCAGGATGTGTGGAATGAATGTGTCCGCCGGTATCCCGATGAGGTCTCGCTGATCACGTTAGGACCACTGACGAATGTGGCTGTGGCGCTGAAGGTGAATCCCCTGACGGTTCAGAAGTTTCATTCGGTGATCGTGATGGGGGGCGCGATCGGCGTACCGGGCAATGTTGCCCCCGCAGCAGAATTTAATATGTATGTGGATCCGCATGCGGCGCATCGGGTGTTTCAGGCCTCGCTCCCGCTCACGCTCGTTCCGCTCGATGTGACGACACGAGTGGGAGTGACACGGGAGAGCTTAATGAGCTGGGCCGCTGAGTCGCGTGCCCCCCTCGCCCGGATGACAACTGACATGACGCGGAAGGCATTCGAGTTCGCTGAAAAGGTTGAAGGGCATGGGCTCTTCTATTTCCACGATCCATTGGCCGTTCTGGCCGCCGTTGATTCCTCCTTGTTGAAGGTGGAGCCGTTGCATGTGTCGGTTGAAATGGCCGGGCGAGTGTCTCGCGGGATTACCATCGCGGATCGTCGCCAGCGCACGCCGGAGGAGAAGGCACGTCCGAACATGCGCGTGGCCGTTGATGTCGATGTCGACCGGACGCTGAGTCTCCTACGCAACCGGCTGTGCCCATGA
- a CDS encoding P1 family peptidase has protein sequence MSCHLTMACALTLVTACASPVWSLDISPESADQGRVRARALGLHIGQFQPGPLNAITDVPGVKVGQVTLMQGDGPLQPGQGPVRTGVTVIVPREDVWHKKVPAGAFILNGTGEMTGLSWVAESGFLEYPIALTNTLNVPRVANGVISWMLKQYPGIGITDDTLTPVVAECDDGRLNDIQGRHVSETDVMRALDEASSGPVAEGSVGAGTGMISYGFKGGIGTASRRLPEANGGFTIGVLVNANHGRRPELTMGGVPVGQRYGAALTQSSLSPEQNSSSLHASRERTSGNAEGSIIVVIATDAPLDSRQLTRLGKRAALGLARTGSTARHGSGDFMLAFSTGNVIPHYPSDPTFSLTHLADTHLNPVITATVEATEEAILNALTGASTVTGRDGFRAEAISIPRLRELLSTGATPGP, from the coding sequence ATGAGCTGCCACCTGACTATGGCCTGTGCCCTGACGCTTGTGACTGCCTGCGCGTCGCCGGTCTGGAGCCTGGACATATCGCCCGAGTCGGCGGACCAGGGCCGGGTCCGGGCGCGCGCGTTGGGGCTGCACATCGGACAATTTCAGCCCGGTCCCTTGAATGCCATCACCGATGTGCCGGGGGTCAAGGTCGGCCAGGTGACGCTGATGCAAGGGGACGGCCCCCTGCAGCCCGGACAGGGGCCGGTCAGAACCGGCGTCACGGTCATCGTGCCACGAGAAGATGTGTGGCACAAGAAAGTCCCGGCCGGAGCCTTCATCCTGAACGGCACCGGAGAAATGACCGGACTATCCTGGGTCGCGGAATCGGGCTTTCTCGAATACCCCATCGCACTGACCAACACACTGAACGTGCCTCGAGTTGCCAATGGCGTGATCAGCTGGATGCTCAAGCAATATCCCGGCATCGGCATTACCGACGACACCCTGACCCCCGTCGTGGCGGAATGTGACGATGGACGATTGAACGACATTCAGGGTCGCCACGTCTCGGAAACCGATGTCATGCGGGCCTTGGATGAAGCCTCCTCAGGCCCTGTGGCGGAAGGCAGCGTGGGAGCCGGAACCGGCATGATTTCCTATGGATTCAAAGGCGGCATCGGCACGGCCTCGCGGCGGCTCCCTGAGGCCAATGGCGGATTTACGATCGGGGTGTTGGTGAACGCCAACCATGGCCGCAGACCAGAACTCACCATGGGCGGGGTACCGGTCGGACAACGGTACGGTGCCGCTCTAACCCAATCCAGCCTGTCGCCGGAACAGAATTCGAGCTCCCTTCACGCCTCTCGCGAAAGGACCAGCGGGAACGCCGAAGGGTCGATCATCGTCGTCATTGCCACCGATGCGCCGTTGGACAGCCGGCAACTGACCCGCCTTGGGAAACGTGCCGCGCTCGGGCTCGCCAGAACCGGCTCAACCGCCCGCCACGGGAGCGGGGATTTCATGCTGGCCTTCTCCACCGGCAACGTCATCCCCCATTACCCGTCCGACCCCACCTTTTCACTCACCCATCTGGCCGACACGCACCTCAATCCGGTGATAACCGCCACGGTTGAGGCCACAGAAGAGGCGATTCTGAATGCGCTCACCGGAGCCAGCACCGTCACCGGGCGCGACGGGTTTCGAGCCGAAGCCATCTCCATCCCTCGTCTGCGTGAGCTCCTATCCACCGGTGCCACGCCCGGCCCCTAA
- a CDS encoding TIGR00730 family Rossman fold protein yields MPLMGAGSSDESSSQQPPGTSSSYIPADHDIDFLQRDELRPLRLGLELLKPELIQTEQGIRSTIVVFGSARLLEPSHARQALEQASAALQASPDDPTCQQRVAVAERRLALSRYYDVAREFGRIVSSTCQIDGQCDYVIVTGGGPGIMEAANRGAADAGAKSMGLNITLPHEQRPNPYITPDLCFQFRYFALRKMHFLLRARALVVFPGGFGTLDELFETLTLLQTGKTRNITIILMGQAFWERLINWPLLIEEGLVSPEDLSLFHFAETAQQAWDLISRSHGGPSAR; encoded by the coding sequence ATGCCGCTCATGGGTGCAGGTTCTTCCGACGAGTCATCGAGCCAACAGCCCCCCGGCACATCATCCTCCTATATCCCGGCGGATCACGACATCGACTTTCTCCAGCGCGACGAACTGCGCCCCCTGCGCCTCGGGCTGGAGTTGCTCAAGCCGGAATTGATACAGACAGAGCAGGGTATCCGCTCGACGATCGTGGTCTTCGGAAGCGCACGGCTGCTGGAGCCATCGCACGCACGCCAAGCCCTGGAACAAGCCTCGGCAGCATTGCAGGCCTCCCCCGACGACCCAACCTGTCAGCAACGTGTCGCCGTCGCCGAACGCCGTCTCGCCCTCTCGCGATACTATGATGTCGCCCGGGAATTCGGCCGGATTGTGTCCTCAACCTGCCAGATCGACGGGCAATGCGACTACGTCATCGTCACGGGTGGAGGCCCGGGCATTATGGAGGCGGCCAATCGTGGAGCCGCGGACGCAGGCGCCAAGTCGATGGGGCTCAACATCACGCTGCCGCACGAGCAGCGCCCCAATCCCTACATCACTCCAGACCTCTGTTTTCAATTCCGGTATTTCGCCCTGCGCAAGATGCATTTTCTCCTCCGAGCCCGGGCGCTGGTCGTGTTCCCCGGTGGGTTCGGCACACTCGACGAACTCTTTGAGACACTAACCCTTCTCCAGACCGGCAAAACGCGCAACATCACGATCATCCTGATGGGGCAAGCCTTTTGGGAGCGCCTCATCAATTGGCCGCTGTTGATTGAAGAAGGCCTGGTGAGCCCCGAGGACCTCTCGCTCTTCCACTTTGCAGAAACGGCTCAGCAGGCCTGGGATCTCATCAGCCGAAGCCATGGAGGCCCGTCCGCCCGATGA
- a CDS encoding MBL fold metallo-hydrolase yields the protein MKLSFHGAARSVTGSRHLLEMPGNRILLDCGLFQGQRQEADRQNRFLGFDPRSIQAVLLSHAHIDHSGALPVLGKHQFRGNVHMTRATVDLAAVMLEDSARLQENDCAYLNKKENRRGKRCLQPFYESRDARAIIRRFVGARYGDTIKVTPRVTASFHDVGHILGSAAIRLKYSARGNSTTVLFSGDLGRSQMPILRDPTPPPSCDVLIIESTYGDRLHEEAGEALTQKAQQLVAHAKEHRSKIIVPAFALGRTQDLVMRIKRLVAEGRIDPLPIYIDSPLASKVTDVFRKHPECYDEETFRTFTSEGDPFAARYIRYVSSPEESKRLNEMKGPCVIIASSGMCEGGRVVHHLKHGIQDEANIIAIVGFQAEHTLGRRLVEGWDVVPIFGIPTPRRAQVVVFNGLSAHADRNDLLAYVRAISPAPQQVFVVHGEEKQALSLGAAIQTEHPGMAVVVPAKDSIYEI from the coding sequence ATGAAACTCTCATTCCACGGAGCCGCGCGATCCGTGACGGGAAGCCGCCATCTGCTCGAAATGCCCGGCAATAGAATTCTCCTGGATTGCGGCCTCTTTCAGGGACAGCGCCAGGAAGCGGACCGTCAAAACCGGTTTCTGGGATTCGACCCGCGCTCGATCCAGGCCGTGTTGTTATCCCATGCCCATATCGACCATTCCGGCGCTCTTCCCGTGCTGGGCAAACATCAGTTCCGCGGGAATGTGCACATGACCCGCGCGACCGTCGATCTTGCCGCGGTGATGCTAGAGGATTCGGCCCGCCTGCAGGAAAACGATTGCGCCTATCTGAACAAGAAAGAAAATCGTCGGGGTAAGCGCTGCCTGCAACCCTTCTATGAGAGCCGCGATGCCCGCGCGATCATTCGTCGCTTCGTGGGTGCGCGGTACGGGGACACGATCAAGGTCACCCCTCGCGTCACCGCCTCCTTTCACGACGTCGGGCACATTCTGGGCTCCGCCGCCATTCGCCTCAAATACTCCGCGCGCGGCAACAGTACGACCGTGCTCTTCTCAGGTGACTTGGGACGGTCGCAGATGCCGATCCTCCGCGATCCGACTCCACCGCCAAGCTGTGATGTGCTGATCATCGAATCCACCTACGGCGACCGCCTGCACGAGGAAGCCGGAGAGGCGCTGACCCAAAAAGCCCAGCAACTAGTCGCCCATGCCAAGGAACATAGGAGCAAGATCATCGTGCCCGCATTCGCGCTCGGGCGCACGCAAGACCTGGTCATGCGAATCAAACGATTGGTGGCGGAGGGGCGAATCGACCCGCTCCCGATTTATATCGATTCGCCTCTGGCCTCGAAAGTGACAGACGTCTTCCGAAAACACCCCGAGTGTTACGACGAAGAGACCTTCCGCACGTTCACATCGGAAGGGGATCCCTTTGCGGCCCGATATATTCGTTATGTCTCCTCACCGGAAGAAAGCAAACGACTGAATGAGATGAAAGGCCCCTGCGTGATCATCGCCTCTTCCGGCATGTGCGAGGGAGGGCGCGTCGTACACCATCTCAAACATGGCATCCAGGACGAAGCCAACATCATCGCCATCGTGGGATTTCAGGCCGAGCATACGCTGGGGCGCAGACTGGTTGAAGGATGGGATGTTGTGCCGATTTTCGGGATCCCGACGCCGCGCCGTGCTCAGGTGGTCGTCTTTAACGGATTGTCGGCCCATGCGGACCGGAACGATCTGCTTGCGTACGTGCGGGCGATCTCTCCCGCCCCTCAGCAAGTGTTCGTGGTCCACGGAGAAGAAAAACAAGCCTTGTCGCTGGGAGCGGCCATTCAGACCGAACACCCCGGGATGGCTGTCGTAGTCCCGGCTAAAGACAGCATATACGAGATCTAG
- a CDS encoding NUDIX hydrolase: protein MVKPIYKGTVVTLNVDTVRLPNGHIIDLEVIRHPGASAVVPLKEDGTVVLIRQFRHAANGFIYEIPAGKLHPKEDPLDCAARELEEEIGYKAGRFELLSSIFTAPGFADEVIHIYLATGLTIGTQNLDQDEVLEVVEMPLREAISKIEDGTIRDGKTIVGLQAVYIRKERHR from the coding sequence ATGGTGAAACCGATCTACAAGGGCACGGTGGTCACGCTCAACGTCGATACGGTGCGACTGCCGAACGGCCATATAATCGATCTGGAAGTCATCCGCCATCCCGGTGCCTCCGCCGTCGTTCCCCTGAAAGAAGATGGAACGGTCGTGCTGATCCGCCAATTCCGTCATGCGGCGAACGGGTTTATTTACGAAATACCCGCAGGGAAACTCCATCCGAAAGAAGACCCGCTCGACTGTGCGGCCCGCGAACTCGAAGAGGAGATCGGTTATAAGGCCGGTCGATTCGAACTCCTTTCCAGCATTTTCACCGCGCCGGGATTTGCGGATGAAGTCATCCACATCTACCTTGCGACGGGCTTGACGATCGGCACGCAAAATCTGGATCAGGATGAAGTTCTGGAAGTGGTCGAAATGCCTCTCCGCGAGGCCATTTCGAAGATTGAGGATGGAACCATTCGGGACGGAAAAACGATCGTAGGGCTACAAGCAGTCTATATTCGGAAGGAGCGACACCGGTAG
- a CDS encoding mismatch-specific DNA-glycosylase has protein sequence MPNQSLLPDHLRPELSIVFVGINPGRRSAELGHHYAGHSNRFWKLIYDANLVPAPLSYRDDGRLPDWGLGLTNLVGRSTTSMASLTPQDYATGRLVLMEKILRYRPRVVALLGMTLYPILFPLEPKQPGRKPGLQPATLYNSNIVLLPNPSGRNASYPYHAMLEAFRTLTPWAGSGLKSHP, from the coding sequence ATGCCAAATCAATCGCTCCTACCGGATCATCTCCGCCCGGAACTCAGCATTGTATTCGTGGGCATCAATCCTGGACGACGCTCAGCCGAGCTGGGTCATCACTATGCGGGACATTCGAATCGTTTCTGGAAACTGATTTACGACGCGAACCTTGTGCCGGCACCACTCAGCTATCGAGATGACGGGCGACTTCCGGACTGGGGATTGGGACTCACCAATCTGGTCGGTAGATCGACCACGAGCATGGCGAGTCTCACGCCGCAGGATTATGCGACCGGCCGACTTGTGCTCATGGAGAAAATTCTCCGATATCGGCCGCGGGTCGTCGCCTTGCTGGGCATGACCCTTTACCCGATCCTCTTTCCGCTCGAACCTAAACAGCCCGGGCGAAAACCAGGTCTGCAACCAGCGACACTGTACAACTCCAATATTGTGTTACTTCCAAACCCGAGTGGGCGAAACGCATCCTACCCGTACCATGCCATGCTGGAGGCATTTCGTACGCTGACACCGTGGGCCGGGAGCGGCCTCAAGAGTCATCCCTGA
- the gcvT gene encoding glycine cleavage system aminomethyltransferase GcvT has translation MKQTPLIDAHRKAQGKLVDFAGWEMPIQYSGVVDEYQTVRRHAGLFDVSHMGRIRVSGPGSLAFLQRVTTNDVSKLSVRQSHYSMICAPNGGIKDDIFVYHVKPYEFLVCVNASNREKIVAWLHEKVAQAQGCKVQDQSASLAQIAIQGPASRAILAAVGLADLSTLKIRHCLDATLCGHATLVTRTGYTGELGYELYLPAEGAPKVWEQLLEAGRPLGMKPAGLGARDLLRLEMAYLLYGNDMNEETTPIEAGAEWVVKFDKGDFIGRTELLAQQSQGAARRLVAFELVEKAVPRHGFKILSAQAPHADIGEVTSGNLSPLLQKGIGMGYVTPAAAQPGSSILIDIRGKACPAVVVKPPFYKKPAGTP, from the coding sequence ATGAAACAGACACCCCTCATCGACGCTCACCGCAAAGCCCAGGGCAAACTCGTCGACTTTGCAGGCTGGGAAATGCCCATCCAATATTCCGGCGTAGTGGACGAATATCAGACCGTCCGCCGCCACGCAGGACTGTTCGATGTGAGTCATATGGGGCGCATTCGTGTCAGCGGGCCGGGCTCGCTGGCGTTTTTACAGCGCGTCACCACGAACGATGTGTCCAAACTCTCCGTGCGACAATCGCATTACTCCATGATCTGCGCGCCCAACGGCGGCATCAAAGACGACATCTTCGTCTACCACGTAAAGCCGTATGAGTTTTTGGTGTGCGTGAACGCCTCCAACCGGGAAAAGATTGTGGCATGGCTGCATGAGAAGGTGGCGCAAGCCCAGGGGTGCAAAGTCCAGGACCAGTCAGCATCCCTCGCGCAAATCGCGATCCAAGGTCCGGCCTCACGCGCCATCCTGGCAGCCGTGGGCCTTGCCGACCTCAGCACGCTGAAAATTCGTCACTGCCTGGACGCCACCCTATGCGGTCACGCGACCTTGGTGACACGGACGGGGTACACCGGCGAGTTGGGATATGAATTGTATCTTCCGGCAGAAGGGGCGCCGAAGGTCTGGGAACAACTGCTCGAAGCGGGACGTCCACTGGGCATGAAGCCGGCAGGGTTAGGCGCACGTGATTTGCTCCGGCTTGAAATGGCCTACCTGCTCTATGGCAACGACATGAATGAGGAGACAACTCCCATCGAGGCCGGGGCAGAATGGGTCGTGAAATTCGACAAGGGAGACTTCATCGGCAGAACTGAATTGCTTGCGCAGCAATCACAGGGAGCAGCACGACGGCTCGTGGCGTTCGAGCTCGTCGAAAAGGCTGTGCCGCGTCATGGATTCAAAATTCTGAGCGCGCAGGCACCTCATGCCGACATCGGCGAAGTCACCAGCGGAAACTTGTCGCCCTTGCTGCAAAAAGGTATCGGGATGGGATATGTCACGCCCGCTGCAGCCCAACCAGGGTCGTCCATTCTGATCGATATTCGAGGCAAGGCTTGCCCCGCCGTCGTCGTAAAACCACCGTTTTACAAGAAACCCGCGGGCACGCCGTAA
- the rbsK gene encoding ribokinase, producing the protein MPMIVVVGSSNIDLVASVDRLPSRGETVLGYRFAQSFGGKGANQAVAAARAGANVAFLSKLGEDANGLLIEQHLAAQGLSRPVLLRDDEAPTGVAMILVDRAGENQIAVVSGSNGRLSPTDVRQHRALIAGARVLLVQLEIPLETVFEALRLGRECGLTTMLNPAPAAQLSSDLLRLIDILTPNETEAQALTSSADPAEAARILTDRGVGIVVVTCGANGAFLTTGNDVTHIPGFLVETIDSTGAGDAFNGALACAVAEGVPIKSAIERANAAGALATTGRGAQESMPTKDDIEELCRSGIRQMEPPSHS; encoded by the coding sequence GTGCCCATGATCGTAGTGGTCGGGTCCAGCAATATCGATTTGGTGGCGTCGGTGGATCGTCTGCCGAGTCGAGGAGAAACCGTCCTCGGGTACCGTTTCGCCCAATCATTCGGCGGCAAGGGCGCAAATCAGGCCGTCGCGGCAGCCCGCGCCGGTGCGAATGTCGCTTTTCTCAGCAAGCTGGGGGAGGACGCCAATGGACTGTTGATCGAACAGCATTTGGCCGCGCAGGGATTGTCCAGGCCGGTCCTCCTGCGCGATGACGAGGCTCCTACTGGAGTCGCGATGATTCTCGTTGACCGAGCCGGCGAGAATCAGATTGCGGTGGTTTCAGGGAGCAATGGGCGTCTCTCTCCAACGGATGTACGGCAACACCGCGCGTTGATAGCCGGAGCACGGGTCCTGCTGGTTCAACTGGAAATTCCGCTGGAGACAGTTTTTGAAGCGTTGAGACTCGGCCGTGAATGTGGTCTCACCACTATGCTCAATCCGGCTCCCGCTGCTCAGTTGTCGTCGGACTTGCTGCGATTGATCGATATCCTCACTCCCAACGAGACCGAAGCGCAGGCGTTGACCAGTTCGGCGGATCCGGCAGAGGCGGCGCGGATTCTTACTGATCGTGGCGTCGGTATCGTGGTCGTGACCTGTGGCGCAAACGGGGCGTTCCTGACAACCGGCAACGACGTGACCCATATCCCCGGATTTCTTGTCGAGACGATTGATTCGACGGGCGCCGGAGATGCGTTTAACGGTGCTTTGGCCTGTGCTGTGGCTGAAGGGGTACCGATCAAGAGCGCGATCGAGCGGGCCAATGCGGCCGGTGCGTTGGCCACCACCGGACGTGGGGCGCAGGAGTCGATGCCGACCAAGGATGACATCGAGGAGTTGTGTCGATCGGGGATCAGGCAGATGGAACCGCCGTCACATTCGTAA
- a CDS encoding FIST C-terminal domain-containing protein gives MILTPPSTLRFASALTRHADVQTAADELIRSIREQLGSSRIDVAFLFISAQHADQADTLSHALRTALGPDTLVGCTGEGVIATGREVETGPAATLWAAHLPGVIAHPLRLSFSSVHDQFSLRDWPELDYGGESAPVLLLFADPFSTPLQDVLGVIEERYPQARALGGLAGGGQDLAENRLFLDDEVYSDGLVGVALSGNISVRTVISQGCRPIGDRFIVTKAEHNVIQELGGIPALHCLQTVFGQLSMDERAQAQRALHIGIAMDEQRAQFTRGDFLIRNLLGADQQTGAIVVGDVVQEGQTVQFQVRDAQSADEDLHALLAASRLDESQRPLGALLFSCCGRGKGLFGVPNHDASVLGEQLGAIPLAGFFAQGELGPVGGRNFLHGYTASIAIFSEPDRSDRQSSNH, from the coding sequence GTGATTCTGACACCTCCATCAACACTGCGGTTCGCCTCCGCTCTCACTCGTCACGCCGACGTGCAGACTGCAGCCGACGAGTTGATCCGATCTATTCGTGAACAATTGGGCTCTTCCCGCATTGATGTCGCCTTCCTGTTTATCTCCGCCCAACATGCCGATCAGGCCGATACGCTCTCGCATGCACTCCGCACGGCACTCGGCCCCGATACCCTGGTCGGCTGTACAGGAGAGGGAGTCATTGCCACCGGACGAGAAGTCGAAACGGGACCGGCCGCAACCCTGTGGGCGGCCCATTTGCCGGGAGTCATCGCACATCCGTTACGACTGTCGTTTTCAAGCGTCCACGATCAGTTTTCACTGCGTGACTGGCCTGAACTGGACTATGGAGGCGAATCGGCCCCCGTCCTGCTCCTCTTCGCAGATCCCTTCTCCACTCCGCTGCAAGACGTGTTGGGCGTCATTGAGGAGCGTTACCCGCAGGCTCGTGCGCTCGGCGGGCTGGCAGGTGGCGGGCAGGATCTTGCCGAGAATCGTCTGTTTCTGGATGACGAGGTGTACAGCGACGGCTTGGTCGGTGTCGCGCTCTCCGGAAACATCTCGGTTCGCACCGTGATTTCACAAGGCTGTCGTCCGATCGGAGACCGGTTCATCGTCACAAAGGCGGAGCACAACGTCATTCAAGAACTCGGCGGAATCCCGGCCTTGCATTGTTTGCAGACGGTCTTCGGACAACTCTCCATGGATGAACGCGCGCAGGCGCAACGGGCGCTCCATATCGGTATCGCCATGGATGAGCAACGCGCACAATTTACCCGCGGGGATTTTCTGATCCGCAATCTCCTTGGAGCAGATCAGCAAACCGGGGCTATTGTCGTCGGTGACGTCGTCCAGGAAGGACAAACCGTTCAGTTCCAAGTCCGGGACGCACAGTCCGCAGACGAGGATCTCCACGCGTTGCTCGCGGCTTCCCGTCTCGATGAATCACAACGACCATTGGGGGCGTTGCTGTTCAGTTGTTGCGGACGCGGGAAAGGACTCTTCGGGGTTCCCAACCACGACGCCTCTGTCCTGGGGGAGCAACTGGGCGCTATTCCTCTGGCGGGATTTTTCGCGCAGGGCGAGCTGGGACCGGTCGGCGGACGTAATTTTCTCCACGGCTATACGGCGAGCATCGCCATCTTTTCTGAACCGGATCGGTCAGACAGACAAAGCTCGAATCATTGA
- a CDS encoding FKBP-type peptidyl-prolyl cis-trans isomerase, whose amino-acid sequence MAQSEQPASTPDITTVSGLTYADVVVGTGREAAAGNLVTVHYTGWLTNGKKFDSSVDRSEPFSFPLGAGRVIKGWDEGVAGMKVGGKRKLTIPSQLGYGARGAGGVIPPNATLVFDVELLEVR is encoded by the coding sequence ATGGCACAGAGTGAACAACCCGCCTCAACGCCTGACATCACGACCGTTTCCGGCCTGACCTACGCAGACGTCGTAGTAGGCACGGGCCGTGAGGCCGCCGCGGGAAACCTGGTGACCGTCCACTATACCGGCTGGCTGACCAACGGGAAAAAATTCGATAGCTCCGTCGACCGCAGCGAGCCGTTCTCCTTTCCACTCGGTGCCGGCAGGGTCATCAAGGGATGGGATGAAGGCGTCGCGGGAATGAAAGTCGGCGGAAAACGGAAGCTGACCATTCCTTCGCAACTTGGATACGGCGCACGTGGAGCCGGCGGCGTGATCCCGCCGAATGCGACCCTCGTCTTCGACGTGGAACTGCTGGAAGTCCGGTAG